A portion of the Candidatus Binataceae bacterium genome contains these proteins:
- a CDS encoding carboxymuconolactone decarboxylase family protein, with protein MALLPYADEFKVSDKTREILGNTPRKLNVARMIANTEPVFREFSRLGHALLTRAKLDGKLREIAILRTAKITGSVYEWTQHVPIAHATGVSEEQVAAMDNWESARCFDEVEGLVLKLTDEVTRNVKGRKETLEALKKHLGTAELVELILSIGFWGMVARLLETTEVDLEDFAGKVNLLASGKR; from the coding sequence ATGGCGCTGCTGCCCTATGCCGATGAATTCAAAGTTTCCGACAAGACCCGCGAGATCCTTGGCAACACTCCGCGCAAGCTCAACGTCGCGCGGATGATCGCGAACACCGAACCGGTCTTCCGCGAGTTCTCGCGCCTGGGGCACGCGCTGCTGACCCGCGCGAAGCTCGACGGCAAGCTGCGCGAGATAGCGATCCTGCGCACCGCCAAGATCACCGGCTCGGTCTATGAATGGACCCAACACGTGCCGATTGCGCACGCCACGGGCGTCAGCGAGGAGCAGGTCGCCGCGATGGACAACTGGGAGAGCGCGCGATGCTTCGACGAGGTCGAGGGCCTGGTGCTTAAGTTGACTGATGAGGTGACGCGCAACGTCAAAGGGCGTAAGGAGACGCTCGAGGCGCTCAAGAAGCATCTCGGCACCGCGGAGCTCGTCGAGCTCATCCTGTCGATCGGGTTCTGGGGGATGGTGGCGCGGCTGCTCGAAACGACCGAGGTCGACCTCGAAGACTTCGCCGGCAAAGTCAATCTGCTGGCCTCGGGCAAGCGGTGA
- a CDS encoding nuclear transport factor 2 family protein: protein MKIEELERRLRVLEDIEEIKRLKARYAAACDNNYDPDTIASLFVPDGVWDGGELGRAQGREAIRAFFAKAPKAFPFAIHNVMNPIIEVSGDHARGQWYLLQPLTMAKGNQAAWLAGRYEDEYVRTAEGWRFLRLRFTPTFLTPYAEGWAKQRFV, encoded by the coding sequence ATGAAAATCGAAGAACTCGAACGGAGGCTTCGCGTCCTCGAGGACATCGAGGAGATCAAGCGCTTGAAGGCGCGCTACGCCGCTGCCTGCGACAACAATTACGATCCCGACACGATCGCCTCGCTCTTCGTGCCCGATGGCGTATGGGACGGCGGCGAGCTGGGCCGTGCCCAAGGGCGCGAGGCGATCCGCGCCTTTTTCGCCAAGGCGCCCAAGGCCTTCCCGTTCGCGATCCATAACGTGATGAACCCGATTATCGAGGTCAGCGGCGACCACGCGCGCGGGCAATGGTATCTGCTCCAACCGCTGACTATGGCCAAAGGCAATCAGGCGGCGTGGCTCGCCGGACGCTACGAGGACGAGTACGTGCGCACGGCCGAGGGATGGCGATTTCTGCGACTGCGTTTCACGCCGACTTTCCTGACGCCTTACGCCGAAGGCTGGGCGAAGCAGCGATTCGTGTAG
- a CDS encoding dienelactone hydrolase family protein yields the protein MALAGEVTNPERLETRDLTFQSDGVAIGGYLARPRQPGTYPGVIVIHEAWGVIEHIRDVTRRFANAGYIALAPELYTRVGAPKTTDGMDVVRSRMLAMSDAQLVRDLDKAADVLAAEPGMSGKIGCVGFCMGGRTTLLYACSSNRLSAAIDCWGGAITADMSPPSSNRPTPVIDLVPQLCCPLYVVCGEEDTNPSPAHAEQLRQRLQQSGKIFVFDMFRDAGHAFFADYRPSYREKAAFELWPKMVRFFDRYLKGK from the coding sequence ATGGCATTGGCAGGCGAGGTGACCAATCCCGAGCGGCTTGAGACCCGCGACCTGACGTTCCAGAGCGACGGCGTCGCGATTGGCGGCTACCTGGCGCGCCCGCGCCAGCCCGGCACGTATCCCGGGGTGATCGTGATTCACGAGGCGTGGGGCGTGATCGAACACATTCGCGACGTCACGCGCCGCTTCGCCAACGCCGGCTACATCGCGCTCGCGCCCGAGCTGTACACGCGCGTCGGCGCGCCCAAGACCACCGACGGGATGGACGTCGTGCGCAGCCGGATGCTCGCGATGAGCGATGCGCAGCTCGTGCGCGATCTCGACAAGGCGGCCGACGTGCTTGCCGCCGAGCCCGGGATGAGCGGCAAGATCGGATGCGTCGGTTTTTGCATGGGCGGCCGCACCACCCTGCTGTACGCGTGCAGCAGCAACCGGCTGAGCGCGGCGATCGATTGCTGGGGCGGCGCGATCACCGCCGACATGTCGCCGCCGAGCAGCAACCGGCCGACGCCGGTGATCGACCTGGTGCCGCAGCTCTGCTGCCCGCTCTACGTGGTCTGCGGCGAGGAGGACACCAACCCGTCGCCCGCTCACGCCGAGCAGCTGCGCCAGCGCCTGCAACAGTCTGGCAAGATCTTCGTCTTCGACATGTTCAGGGACGCGGGCCACGCGTTCTTTGCCGACTACCGCCCGAGCTACCGGGAAAAGGCCGCTTTTGAGCTGTGGCCGAAAATGGTCAGATTCTTTGACCGCTATCTCAAGGGCAAGTGA
- a CDS encoding DUF945 family protein, which yields MPAPVLHPLRRRLCEGGTDCTRRRRGQARTALLVLAAILCVIVALPGGFGGRAEAIYRDAIAQVADSGFAVKIDSYQRGWFSSECELSGTARGQRFTLTQHIHHGPLGFYDGWRVAFPVAAVVDTDPPPVLRDFLNRTAGDAPLLIQTVVAINGALDLHVSREPSQRVSPGLTVEFGGLDWRWRLSADRHLMRGRAPGITATGTFGEVEAANLALDGESRRDTSGLWLGGGTLVLQRLGYSLVPLGAHPARSGLLRKLSISTRTSLTNGLIEARLKLAADELRGGQLRLGPLALEANAGNLAAAPFERLRTDALSISRSGLDKAAQTQMMREKGAGLLIAMVQRGPTISLHLDLAGAGGKAMGDAHAAIAPQLADDPLMKARAADGKALAASVWEKYASVTAEATILPALLAQLATNDQVKGLLAGGILVRDGASYACHASYKDGAWTVNGKKLTPAAQATKSPGASGVPPRP from the coding sequence ATGCCGGCGCCCGTCCTCCATCCGCTCCGGCGGCGGCTCTGCGAAGGAGGCACGGATTGCACCCGGCGGCGCCGCGGCCAGGCCCGAACGGCTCTTCTCGTTCTGGCAGCTATCCTCTGCGTAATCGTCGCGCTGCCCGGAGGGTTCGGTGGGCGCGCGGAAGCGATCTACCGCGACGCGATCGCGCAGGTCGCCGACAGCGGCTTTGCGGTCAAGATCGACTCTTACCAGCGCGGCTGGTTCTCCTCCGAGTGCGAGCTGAGCGGTACCGCTCGCGGTCAGCGGTTCACGCTAACCCAGCATATCCACCACGGACCGCTCGGCTTTTACGACGGATGGCGCGTCGCCTTTCCAGTGGCGGCCGTCGTCGATACCGACCCGCCGCCGGTCTTGCGTGACTTTCTGAATCGAACCGCAGGCGACGCGCCCTTGCTCATCCAGACCGTGGTCGCCATCAACGGCGCTTTGGACCTGCATGTCTCGCGCGAGCCGTCGCAGCGCGTCAGTCCGGGGCTGACCGTCGAATTCGGCGGCCTCGACTGGCGATGGCGGCTGTCCGCTGACAGGCATCTGATGCGCGGCAGAGCACCCGGGATTACCGCGACCGGCACTTTTGGCGAGGTCGAAGCGGCAAACCTCGCACTCGATGGCGAGTCCCGCCGCGACACCTCGGGCTTATGGCTCGGCGGCGGCACGCTCGTGCTCCAACGCCTCGGCTACAGCCTCGTGCCGCTCGGCGCTCATCCGGCCAGGAGCGGACTGCTCAGAAAGCTGTCCATCTCCACGCGTACTTCGCTCACCAACGGGCTTATCGAGGCGCGCCTGAAGCTGGCGGCCGACGAGCTCCGTGGCGGGCAACTGAGGCTCGGCCCGCTCGCGCTGGAGGCCAACGCCGGCAATCTTGCGGCCGCGCCATTCGAGCGCTTGCGCACAGACGCCCTGTCGATTTCGCGCTCGGGGCTCGACAAGGCGGCACAGACTCAGATGATGCGCGAGAAGGGCGCGGGCCTGCTGATCGCGATGGTCCAGCGTGGGCCGACGATTTCGCTCCATCTCGACCTCGCCGGTGCCGGCGGCAAGGCGATGGGCGATGCCCATGCCGCGATCGCGCCGCAGCTTGCCGACGACCCGCTAATGAAGGCCCGGGCGGCCGACGGCAAGGCGCTGGCCGCGAGCGTCTGGGAAAAATACGCGAGCGTCACCGCCGAGGCTACGATTCTCCCGGCCTTGCTCGCGCAGCTCGCCACTAACGATCAGGTCAAGGGCCTGCTGGCGGGCGGGATCCTGGTGCGCGACGGCGCTAGTTACGCCTGCCATGCCAGCTACAAGGACGGGGCGTGGACTGTCAACGGCAAAAAGCTCACTCCTGCGGCACAAGCGACGAAATCCCCGGGCGCCTCAGGCGTTCCGCCGCGTCCGTGA
- a CDS encoding DedA family protein: MHLFPDPAKFPDLLAAWGYFGIFACIFIGNLGVPVPEETVLIAAGFLAGRQLLGLEAVWAVVLVAAVSGDCCGYLLGRTGGQRLLENLAARFAALRRRLDRLRAFFDQHGSKAVFMARFITGARFMAGPMAGAAGMPFLRFLGWNVMGAIIWCSLMVAIGYMVGDEIWRVVELVHWSARWVAVGVAVVAFAGWLIWWWTHQATPGSDAQA, encoded by the coding sequence ATGCATCTGTTTCCTGACCCCGCCAAGTTCCCCGATCTGCTCGCGGCCTGGGGCTATTTCGGCATCTTCGCCTGCATTTTTATCGGAAATCTCGGCGTGCCGGTGCCCGAAGAGACGGTGTTGATCGCGGCGGGATTCCTCGCCGGACGCCAGTTGCTTGGGCTTGAAGCGGTATGGGCGGTGGTGCTGGTGGCCGCGGTTTCGGGCGATTGCTGCGGCTACCTGCTCGGACGCACCGGCGGCCAGCGCTTGCTCGAGAACCTCGCCGCGCGCTTTGCCGCGCTGCGCCGGCGGTTGGACCGGCTGCGCGCGTTTTTCGACCAACACGGCAGCAAGGCGGTCTTCATGGCGCGCTTCATCACGGGCGCGCGCTTCATGGCGGGACCGATGGCGGGCGCGGCCGGGATGCCGTTTCTGCGCTTCCTCGGATGGAACGTGATGGGCGCGATCATCTGGTGCTCGCTGATGGTTGCGATCGGCTACATGGTAGGCGATGAGATCTGGCGCGTGGTCGAGCTGGTGCACTGGAGCGCGCGCTGGGTCGCGGTGGGCGTGGCGGTGGTTGCGTTCGCCGGCTGGCTCATCTGGTGGTGGACCCATCAGGCGACCCCCGGCTCCGACGCGCAGGCCTGA